TCGTTGCGCCGCTGATCAATTTTGCGCCCACCACCGATCAGGACGCCCTGGACGGCGCACTCGAGCGGCTGCAGGAGGGCCACTACGACTGGCTCACCGTCACCAGCGCCACCACGGTGGACGTGCTCTTCGCACATCGGGTCACCGTTCCCAAGCGCACACGGATCGCCGCGGTCGGCGAGACCACGGCGGCGGCACTGCAGGCGGTCGGCTACGACGTGGCCCTGGTTCCCGAGCTCGACAACTCCGCCGCTGGTATGGCCGAGCAGATGATCGCCCTCGAGCCCGAGTCGCGCCGGGTGCTCTCACTGCGCAGCGAGATCGCCAAGCCCGTGCTCTCGGTGATGCTGAACGAGGCCGGCCACGACGTCGACAGCGTGATCGCCTATCGCACCGTGGGGGTGCCGGTCACTGATCGCATCCGCCGCGATGTGGAGAACGGTCGCATCAACGCGATCCTGATCACCAGCGGGTCCGTGGCCAGTCAGGTGCGCGAGCAGTTCCCCGAGATCCCCGACACCACGCTGCTGGCGGCGATCGGCCCGCGCACCGCGAACGACGCCCGCAAGGCCGGCCTGCCGATCTCGGCCGTGGCCGACCGGCAGACCGTCGACGCCCTGATCGAGACGGTGTCGCACTTCACGCTTCCGCACGCCTCCGACGAGTTCGCTCCGTGAGTCGCTTCCCCGAGACGCGCTTGCGCCGCCTGCGCCAGTCGGCGCCGGTGCGGAACCTGGTGCGCGAGACCTCGCTGGAGGCCCGGCAGCTCGTGCTGCCCGTGTTCGTGCGCGAGGGGCTGACCGAACCTGCGCCGATCGGATCGATGCCCGGAGTGGTGCAGCATTCGCTGGACTCGCTGCGTCGTGCGGCGACGGAGGCCGCGGAGGCCGGTGTCGGTGGGGTGATGCTGTTCGGCATCCCCGAGGTGCGCGACGCCGAGGGTTCCGGTGCGGACGATCCCGCCGGCATCCTGAACGTCGCCACGGCCGCGATCGCCGCCGAGGTGGGCGAGGCGCTGGTGGTGCAGACCGACCTGTGTCTGGACGAGTTCACCGATCACGGGCACTGCGGGGTGCTGAACGCCGACGGTGCCGTCGACAACGACGCCACCCTCGACCGCTACCGTTCGATGGCGCTCGCTCAGGCCCGCGCCGGCTCGCAGCTGCTCGGCCTGTCCGGGATGATGGACGGTCAGACCGCCGCGATCCGTGAGGCGCTGGACACCGAGGGGTTCCACCACACCCTGCTGCTGGCCTACTCGGCCAAGTACGCCAGTGCCTTCTACGGGCCGTTCCGTGAGGCCGTCGATTCCCAGTTGACCGGCGACCGCCGTACATACCAGTTGGATCCGGGCAACCGGCGCGAGGGCGTGCGCGAGGCACTGTTCGACGTGGACGAGGGTGCCGACATCGTGATGGTCAAGCCGGCGCTGGGCTTCCTCGATGTGCTGCGCGAGGTGCGGGATGCCGTGGACGTGCCGGTGTGGGCCTACCAGGTCTCCGGCGAGTACGCCATGATCGAGGCCGCCGCCGGCAACGGGTGGATCGACAGGCGTTCCGCCGTCCTGGAATCGCTGGTCTCGATCCGCCGTGCCGGCGCGGAGGCCGTGCTGACGTACTGGGCGGCCGAGGCCGCTCGCTGGCTGCGCTGACCGGCGCGCCCTGTCGCGATGGTGTCCGCGACGCCGTCGTGGTGTTGAATCACTGATGCGCGGGCTCGGTCACGGCGTGGCGCGAGGGCGACACGCCGGATCTGCTCACGGGCATCAGTGATCCGTGACGTGAGGTTCTCCTGGGATGCGTGCATAGCCGGCATCCGTACGCTTGAGGGCATGACCGACCGCAATGACACCCTGTTCGATGCTGCCCGCGCGGTGATCCCCGGCGGGGTGAACTCGCCGGTGCGGGCGTACGGTTCGGTCGGTGGGACGCCGCGGTTCCTGGCATCCGCACTCGGGGCGAGGGTGACGGATGCCGCGGGCCGCGAGTACATCGACCTGGTGGCCTCCTGGGGCCCGGCGCTGCTCGGGCACGCGCATCCCGAGGTCGTGCAGGCGGTGCAGGATGCCGCGACCCGGGGCCTGTCGTTCGGCGCTCCCACCGAGGGCGAGATCGAGCTCGCGCAGCTGATCGCCGACCGCGTGCGGCACGGCGATTCCCGCCCGATCGAGCACGTGCGGCTGGTGTCCACCGGCACCGAGGCGACCATGACGGCAATCCGCCTGGCTCGCGGCGCGACCGGCCGCGATCTGCTGGTGAAGTTCGCCGGTCACTATCACGGGCATTCCGACGGGCTGCTCGCGGCCGCGGGCTCGGGTGTCGCGACGCTGGCCTTGCCCGGCTCGGCCGGCGTGCCGGCGCCGGTCGTTGCGCAGACCCTGGTGATCGACTACAACGACCCGGATGCCCTGGCCGCGGTGTTCGCCGAGCACGGTGACCGCATCGCCGCGGTGATCGTCGAGGCCGCCTCGGCGAACATGGGCGTTGTCGCGCCTCTTGCCGGTTTCAACCGGCTGATCGCCGAGACCGCTCATGCCCATGGCACGCTGATGATCCTGGACGAGGTGCTCACCGGGTTCCGCGTGCATCCGGCGGGCTTCTGGGGGCTGCAGCAGGCCGCGGGAGAGCAGTACGAGCCCGACATCATCACTTTCGGCAAGGTCGTCGGCGGCGGGATGCCGTTGGCGGCTCTCGGCGGACGTGCGGAGGTCATGGATCTGCTGGCTCCGGTCGGCCCGGTCTACCAGGCCGGCACGCTGTCGGGGAATCCGCTGTCGGTCGCGGCAGGCCTCGCCACGCTGCAGCTCGCGACGCCGGAGGTGTATGCGCGAGTGGATGCCGCGGCTTCCCGACTCGGCGATGCGCTCGACGCCGCATTGACGGATGCCGGTGTCACGCACGCCGTACCGCGTGCCGGGAACCTGTTCGGCGTCGCCTTCGCGCCCGAGGCGCCGAAAGACTATGCGCAGGCCCAGGCGCAGGAATCGTTCCGCTACGCGCCATTCTTCCACGCGATGCGCGAGCAGGGGATCGCGCTGCCGCCGAGCGTGTTCGAGGCCTGGTTTCTCACCGCAGCGCACGGCGAGGAGGAGCTCACCGCGATCGAGGCCGCACTTCCCGCAGCTGCGGCAGCCGCAGTCTGACCCGTTTCGAATCGCGCATCTTGCTCGATTCAGGGGCAGATGGCAGCAACTTGCGCGATTCGAAGATGGACAGCGGGATCGTTGCCGCGTTGTGAGCAAGTCGCCAGCATGTCCGGGCAGGTCGCTGGCAGACTGGAGCAATGGTGACGTTGCTGCTGGATCAGACACGACTCGAGGTCGTCCTGTCTCCGATCGAGCGCGTGTCTACCTTTCACCGCGACAACCTGCGGATCGAGCGTGAGCACATCACCAAGGTGCAGCTCACCGACGACGCCTGGACCTGGCTGCGCGGGGTCCCCGGGCCCGGCACGTACATCCCCGGCATCCTTGCAGCCGGCACCTGGAAGGCTGCGGGAACGACGGACTTCGTGCTGATCCGCAAGCGCCGGCCGAGCGTCGTCATCGACCTCGACGGCGATGAGCAGTACCAGCGGCTGATCCTCACCACCCGGCACGGGCTTGCGCTCACCCAGGCGCTGCACCTGGAGGTCAGCGATGAGCCGGCCGACGTCGAGGAGATCGCGACCGGATCGGTGCCGGTGCAGAAGCCCCGTCAGCGCCCGGTCATCCGCCCGCGCCCCGCTTGACGGTCAGTCAGTCGAGGCGCTGGTCGCCCTGATCGCCGTCGTGATCGTGACCCTGGTCGGGGTGCGTATCCGCCGACTCGGCATCCGGTGCATCGGTCGACTGATCATCCTGTTCCGGCTGATCCTGCTCGGAATCGGAAGCGGGCGTGTGGCCGTAGGGATAATCCGGTGCCGGGCCCTCGAAGAAGCGGCTCGCCGCGCTGGAGAGCGAGGTGCGCATGGCGGCCAGTCGCGGATCGTCCTCGGCGTCGTCGACGGCGGAGTCGTCGTCATCCTCGTTGGGCAGCAGCGGGGCGAACACCGAGATCGCCTCGGTTGCGGGTGCGGTCGGCTCGGAGTCGTCCGGTGACGCGGATGCCGGGATGCCGGTGATCAGCTCGGTGAACGTCGTCGTGCTCGAGAACGACGGCAGGGAGACCGCCTCGGTCGCCTGCGGCAGGACGGTGCCGGTGTCGGGGGACTCCTCGCCGGACGCAGCATTCTCGTGCGGATCCTCGCCGGGCGCCGTGCCGTCGTCGTGTTCAGCGGGCGCAGCATCACCCGCGGAGTCTGCGGGCCCCTCCGATGTCTCGACCTCGCCGGTGGCTTCCTGGGGCTCTTCGCCCGGGCCGGATCGCTGAGTCTCCGTGGCAGAATCCGAATCGGCTGATTCCTCTGCGAGAGGCTCCTCGACTGCGGGCTCGTCGTCGGATGCACCCGCCTCGGCATCCGTGGCCACATCTGGTTCCGCATCCGCATTCGCGGGCTCTGTGGCGGCATCCGTGTCGGCTGCCGCCGTTTCGTCCGCATCGGCAGGCTCGGCGTCCACCGTGCCATCGGCATCCGCGGCACTCTCGCCGGCGAACATCGCCGCAGCACCCGCTGTGGCGATCCCCGCCGCCGATGCGGCACCTGCGGATGAGCCGTCGGCGACCAGCGGGGCATGTGCGACCGGATTCGCGACCTTGTCGAGGCGGGGGCTGTCCGAGCGGCGCCCGTACACGAGATCGAGGAAGACGTCCTCCAGGCTCGGGCCGCGCTGCTGCAGCAGGGTCAGCGGCACGCCGGCGGCGGTGGTGATGGCCCCGACCGTCGCGGCATCGGAGCCGCGTACCGTGACGCCCGAGCGCAGCACGTCGAAGTTCAGCTTCGCGGCCGAGAGCGCCGTGATCAGCGGCGCGCGATTCGCGGCATCCACGATCACCGCGCCACCGGACGGATCTGCGAGCTGGTCGATCGGCCCAGAGAACACGGCGCGGCCCTTGGAGAGCACCACGACGTTGTCGGCGACCTGCTCGATCTCGCTGAGCACATGCGACGAGACCAGCACGGTGCGTCCCTCATCGGCGAGACGACGCATCAGCAGACGCATCCAGCGGATCCCCTCCGGATCCAGGCCGTTGGCCGGCTCGTCGAGCACGAGCGCGCCCGGGTCGCCCAGCAGAGCGGATGCCACGGCCAGGCGCTGGCGCATACCCAGCGAATAGCTGCCCAGCCGGGTGTCCGCGTCGTCCTGCAGGCCGACCATGCGCAGCACCTCGTCGACCCGACTGGTGGGGATACCGTTGGCCTTCGCCGCGATGAGCAGCTGACGCGTGGCCGTGCGGCGGGGCCGGTAGGCGGCTTCCTCCAGCACCGCGCCGACGGTGCGCAGCGGATTGCGCAGCTCGCTGTAGGCGGAGCCGCCGATCGTGGCCGTTCCGGAGGTGGGACGGATCTGGCCGAGCAGCATCCGCAGCGAGGTCGTCTTGCCGGCGCCGTTGGGGCCGAGGAAGCCCGTGACCACCCCCGGCTCGACGCGCACGGACAGGTCGGCGACCGCGGTCACGTCGCCGAAGCGCTTCGTGGCCCGGTTGAATTCGAGCACCTGTCCTCCGGGCATGGCGGCCTCCCCTGTTCCGGTCAGTTCATCCCATCTTCCCGGAAAAGTCCGTGAAACCGCGATTCATCCGCCGGAAGCCGCGATCCTGACCGCCGGAATGGCGGTCCACGGCGCCGGAATAGGGGCGAATCGACAAGCGGAGTAGCCTGACGGCGTGACCGATGCCGAAGCCGCCACCGTCCTGATCCGCACCGAGAACTCACTCGGGCGGATCACGCTGAACCGTCCGCGAGCGATCAACGCCCTCAACCTCGAGATGATCGATCGCATCACGGCCGCCCTGACGACCTGGATCGATGATCCCGACATCGAGGCCGTGCTGATCGACGGCGAGGGCGAGCGCGGCTTCTGTGCCGGCGGCGACGTGCGGGCGCTGTACGAGCAGGTCATGGGCGAGCATCCGGGCGACATCGCGCGGTTCTTCCGCGCCGAGTACGCGATGAACGCGCTCATCGCCGAGTACCCGAAGCCGGTCGTCGCCTTCGCCGACGGCATCACGATGGGCGGCGGCATCGGCCTGGCCGGGCACGCGTCAGTGCGCATCGTCACCGAGCGATCCCGCCTGGCCATGCCTGAGACGCGCATCGGCTTCACTCCCGACGTCGGCGGCACCTGGCTGCTGGGACGCGCGCCGGGCCGCCTCGGCGAGTATCTCGGCCTGACCGGGCAGAGCATGACGGGAGCGGATGCCGTGCAGCTCGGCTTCGCCGACCATTACGTGCCCTCGGACCGTCTGGACGCGTTGCGCGAGGCGCTGGCCTGGCGCGCGGATCCCGGCACACCGAACGAGATGGTGCTGCTCTTCGACGAGACACCCGACCCGTCGCCGCTGCTCGCGGCGCGGGGTGGATCGACGAGGTGTTCTCGGCTGCGA
Above is a window of Microbacterium suwonense DNA encoding:
- a CDS encoding ATP-binding cassette domain-containing protein, which gives rise to MPGGQVLEFNRATKRFGDVTAVADLSVRVEPGVVTGFLGPNGAGKTTSLRMLLGQIRPTSGTATIGGSAYSELRNPLRTVGAVLEEAAYRPRRTATRQLLIAAKANGIPTSRVDEVLRMVGLQDDADTRLGSYSLGMRQRLAVASALLGDPGALVLDEPANGLDPEGIRWMRLLMRRLADEGRTVLVSSHVLSEIEQVADNVVVLSKGRAVFSGPIDQLADPSGGAVIVDAANRAPLITALSAAKLNFDVLRSGVTVRGSDAATVGAITTAAGVPLTLLQQRGPSLEDVFLDLVYGRRSDSPRLDKVANPVAHAPLVADGSSAGAASAAGIATAGAAAMFAGESAADADGTVDAEPADADETAAADTDAATEPANADAEPDVATDAEAGASDDEPAVEEPLAEESADSDSATETQRSGPGEEPQEATGEVETSEGPADSAGDAAPAEHDDGTAPGEDPHENAASGEESPDTGTVLPQATEAVSLPSFSSTTTFTELITGIPASASPDDSEPTAPATEAISVFAPLLPNEDDDDSAVDDAEDDPRLAAMRTSLSSAASRFFEGPAPDYPYGHTPASDSEQDQPEQDDQSTDAPDAESADTHPDQGHDHDGDQGDQRLD
- a CDS encoding uroporphyrinogen-III synthase, which gives rise to MTATESKTARPLDGWRVLVPRGGPWGDGVAASLRAQGAVPVVAPLINFAPTTDQDALDGALERLQEGHYDWLTVTSATTVDVLFAHRVTVPKRTRIAAVGETTAAALQAVGYDVALVPELDNSAAGMAEQMIALEPESRRVLSLRSEIAKPVLSVMLNEAGHDVDSVIAYRTVGVPVTDRIRRDVENGRINAILITSGSVASQVREQFPEIPDTTLLAAIGPRTANDARKAGLPISAVADRQTVDALIETVSHFTLPHASDEFAP
- the hemL gene encoding glutamate-1-semialdehyde 2,1-aminomutase, with product MTDRNDTLFDAARAVIPGGVNSPVRAYGSVGGTPRFLASALGARVTDAAGREYIDLVASWGPALLGHAHPEVVQAVQDAATRGLSFGAPTEGEIELAQLIADRVRHGDSRPIEHVRLVSTGTEATMTAIRLARGATGRDLLVKFAGHYHGHSDGLLAAAGSGVATLALPGSAGVPAPVVAQTLVIDYNDPDALAAVFAEHGDRIAAVIVEAASANMGVVAPLAGFNRLIAETAHAHGTLMILDEVLTGFRVHPAGFWGLQQAAGEQYEPDIITFGKVVGGGMPLAALGGRAEVMDLLAPVGPVYQAGTLSGNPLSVAAGLATLQLATPEVYARVDAAASRLGDALDAALTDAGVTHAVPRAGNLFGVAFAPEAPKDYAQAQAQESFRYAPFFHAMREQGIALPPSVFEAWFLTAAHGEEELTAIEAALPAAAAAAV
- the hemB gene encoding porphobilinogen synthase produces the protein MSRFPETRLRRLRQSAPVRNLVRETSLEARQLVLPVFVREGLTEPAPIGSMPGVVQHSLDSLRRAATEAAEAGVGGVMLFGIPEVRDAEGSGADDPAGILNVATAAIAAEVGEALVVQTDLCLDEFTDHGHCGVLNADGAVDNDATLDRYRSMALAQARAGSQLLGLSGMMDGQTAAIREALDTEGFHHTLLLAYSAKYASAFYGPFREAVDSQLTGDRRTYQLDPGNRREGVREALFDVDEGADIVMVKPALGFLDVLREVRDAVDVPVWAYQVSGEYAMIEAAAGNGWIDRRSAVLESLVSIRRAGAEAVLTYWAAEAARWLR